Proteins co-encoded in one Malus sylvestris chromosome 7, drMalSylv7.2, whole genome shotgun sequence genomic window:
- the LOC126629499 gene encoding uncharacterized protein LOC126629499 — translation MSSEALQVAKVYRHLLKAVKKHVAKEESKRHFIKYAAEEFRNNCKLSDPSSIQHKIKLAENYTLLLNSVHHHKDLLFSYNIAVDRSDEMKRVLGKSAASVGLQLPEVYQP, via the exons ATGAGCAGCGAGGCTTTGCAAGTTGCCAAGGTGTACCGCCACCTTCTCAAAGCCGTGAAGAAACATGTTGCCAAAGAAGAGAGTAAGAGGCATTTTATAAAGTATGCAGCCGAAGAATTTAGGAACAACTGCAAACTGTCAGACCCATCTTCTATTCAGCATAAGATTAAGCTTGCCGAGAACTACACTTTACTTCTTAACAGTGTGCACCATCACAAG GACTTGTTGTTCTCTTACAACATTGCTGTGGATAGATCAGATGAGATGAAGAGAGTGCTCGGAAAATCGGCTGCAAGTGTGGGTCTTCAACTTCCTGAGGTCTATCAACCTTGA